A single region of the Neodiprion pinetum isolate iyNeoPine1 chromosome 5, iyNeoPine1.2, whole genome shotgun sequence genome encodes:
- the LOC124219548 gene encoding uncharacterized protein isoform X1, with translation MAPLSRGIIIVLLAVSAAQIVKKTGKSLLDQYRYCSRPCVPASETKKCRYQFSVSELPNLNSVCYASHGNNTILPDCPEGYFDNGVLGINGMSPGPQIEICLGDTLEVILKNDLGTTEMSLHWHGLSQKGSAHMDGVPMVTQCPVLPFSSFRYEMKPDIAGSYLYYAQSAPQQGDGIYGALIVREPGSDPNAEKTLLISTRLEAPLTQLWPEVSAPTDLLVNGQSDGYRISVDRNRRYLMRLINANAIACPVVLSIADHKLLAVAVDGGKVDSRTPASHVVLFPGERFDLTLETNQASGRYLVKVQGMGECKDLFHAASLDYEGSSKSSTIIGSAIRLSEDDIVSLEKGHKCYQVSRGILCSLDTRGFADKSIQNHPGETVYVSFDVNTLGDITDEMTDFKYNIYGFSHYPTYLSLSTTEARIPQINGMTFRYPPSPILSQPENTPDDILCSLEAKSEFCENTPRFCECLQIFEVPINETVELVIIDEGFGGNASQTFHVHGYQLSVVGADSFEKPVTKAEVKALDLSQGLPRNLSNPPKKDTFTVPNKGYAIVRFRTDNIGYWLWEARSTGISPTTSSPGMQFLMQVGSRENMPTVPIDFPSCGNNKKPDMIFEMN, from the exons ATGGCGCCGTTGTCGAGAGGAATTATAATTGTTTTGCTCGCGGTTTCAGCGGCGCAAATCGTAAAGAAGACCGGAAAATCATTACTAG ATCAGTACCGTTATTGCTCCAGGCCATGTGTTCCTGCTTCAGAGACCAAGAAGTGCCGCTATCAATTTTCTGTCAGTGAATTGCCGAATTTGAACAG CGTCTGTTATGCATCCCACGGGAATAACACCATCCTACCTGACTGCCCGGAAGGTTATTTCGATAACGGAGTTCTGGGTATCAACGGGATGTCTCCAGGTCCACAAATCGAG ATTTGCCTGGGAGACACATTGGAGGTGATCCTGAAGAACGATTTGGGCACTACGGAAATGTCTTTGCACTGGCATGGACTTTCCCAGAAGGGTTCAGCTCACATGGACGGTGTTCCGATGGTGACGCAGTGTCCAGTATTGCCTTTTTCGAGTTTCCGATACGAGATGAAGCCGGATATAGCAGGGAGTTACCTTTACTATGCTCAATCAG CACCGCAGCAGGGTGATGGAATTTACGGGGCGCTTATAGTTCGTGAACCAGGGAGTGACCCAAACGCCGAAAAGACATTGTTAATATCGACGAGGCTCGAAGCACCTTTGACCCAGCTCTGGCCTGAAGTTTCAGCGCCGACGGATCTTTTGGTGAACGGTCAG AGCGATGGCTACCGGATATCTGTTGATCGGAATCGGCGCTATCTTATGCGTTTGATCAATGCAAATGCTATCGCGTGTCCGGTCGTATTGTCAATTGCGGATCATAAACTTCTAGCCGTTGCAGTGGACGGTGGAAAAGTTGATAGCCGGACCCCTGCTTCTCACGTCGTGCTCTTCCCGG GTGAAAGATTCGATTTGACATTGGAAACAAATCAGGCATCTGGCAGATATTTGGTCAAAGTTCAGGGCATGGGAGAGTGCAAAGATCTGTTCCACGCGGCATCTTTAGACTACGAAGGGTCTTCGAAATCTTCGACGATTATCGGATCTGCGATTCGTTTGTCCGAGGATGACATCGTGTCGCTGGAAAAAGGCCACAAGTGTTACCAAGTGTCTAGAGGCATACTGTGTTCCCTGGATACGAGAGGATTCGCTGACAAGTCGATCCAGAATCACCCCGGCGAAACAGTTTATGTTTCCTTCGACGTCAACACCCTGGGCGACATCACCGACGAAATGACTGACTTCAAATACAACATTTATGGCTTTAGCCACTATCCCACGTACCTGA GTCTGTCGACGACTGAGGCAAGAATTCCTCAAATCAATGGGATGACATTCAGATATCCTCCATCCCCGATACTCAGTCAGCCGGAAAACACGCCGGATGATATTCTCTGCTCACTCGAGGCGAAGTCTGAGTTTTGCGAAAACACACCCCGGTTCTGCGAGTGTCTACAAATCTTCGAAGTGCCTATTAACGAGACAGTCGAATTAGTCATCATAGACGAAG GATTTGGTGGAAACGCTTCCCAGACCTTTCACGTCCACGGTTACCAGCTGAGTGTCGTTGGCGCTGATAGCTTCGAAAAGCCCGTGACGAAGGCAGAGGTCAAAGCTCTTGATCTCAGTCAAGGATTGCCCCGGAACTTGTCGAATCCTCCGAAGAAAGATACTTTTACAGTTCCTAACAAGGGTTACGCCATTGTTCGTTTCCGTACTGATAATATTG gataCTGGCTCTGGGAGGCAAGAAGCACTGGAATATCACCCACGACGTCCAGTCCTGGTATGCAATTTTTGATGCAGGTCGGTTCCCGCGAAAACATGCCGACAGTACCAATAGATTTTCCGTCATGtgggaataataaaaaaccgGATATGATATTTGAgatgaattaa
- the LOC124219548 gene encoding uncharacterized protein isoform X2, with translation MSPGPQIEICLGDTLEVILKNDLGTTEMSLHWHGLSQKGSAHMDGVPMVTQCPVLPFSSFRYEMKPDIAGSYLYYAQSAPQQGDGIYGALIVREPGSDPNAEKTLLISTRLEAPLTQLWPEVSAPTDLLVNGQSDGYRISVDRNRRYLMRLINANAIACPVVLSIADHKLLAVAVDGGKVDSRTPASHVVLFPGERFDLTLETNQASGRYLVKVQGMGECKDLFHAASLDYEGSSKSSTIIGSAIRLSEDDIVSLEKGHKCYQVSRGILCSLDTRGFADKSIQNHPGETVYVSFDVNTLGDITDEMTDFKYNIYGFSHYPTYLSLSTTEARIPQINGMTFRYPPSPILSQPENTPDDILCSLEAKSEFCENTPRFCECLQIFEVPINETVELVIIDEGFGGNASQTFHVHGYQLSVVGADSFEKPVTKAEVKALDLSQGLPRNLSNPPKKDTFTVPNKGYAIVRFRTDNIGYWLWEARSTGISPTTSSPGMQFLMQVGSRENMPTVPIDFPSCGNNKKPDMIFEMN, from the exons ATGTCTCCAGGTCCACAAATCGAG ATTTGCCTGGGAGACACATTGGAGGTGATCCTGAAGAACGATTTGGGCACTACGGAAATGTCTTTGCACTGGCATGGACTTTCCCAGAAGGGTTCAGCTCACATGGACGGTGTTCCGATGGTGACGCAGTGTCCAGTATTGCCTTTTTCGAGTTTCCGATACGAGATGAAGCCGGATATAGCAGGGAGTTACCTTTACTATGCTCAATCAG CACCGCAGCAGGGTGATGGAATTTACGGGGCGCTTATAGTTCGTGAACCAGGGAGTGACCCAAACGCCGAAAAGACATTGTTAATATCGACGAGGCTCGAAGCACCTTTGACCCAGCTCTGGCCTGAAGTTTCAGCGCCGACGGATCTTTTGGTGAACGGTCAG AGCGATGGCTACCGGATATCTGTTGATCGGAATCGGCGCTATCTTATGCGTTTGATCAATGCAAATGCTATCGCGTGTCCGGTCGTATTGTCAATTGCGGATCATAAACTTCTAGCCGTTGCAGTGGACGGTGGAAAAGTTGATAGCCGGACCCCTGCTTCTCACGTCGTGCTCTTCCCGG GTGAAAGATTCGATTTGACATTGGAAACAAATCAGGCATCTGGCAGATATTTGGTCAAAGTTCAGGGCATGGGAGAGTGCAAAGATCTGTTCCACGCGGCATCTTTAGACTACGAAGGGTCTTCGAAATCTTCGACGATTATCGGATCTGCGATTCGTTTGTCCGAGGATGACATCGTGTCGCTGGAAAAAGGCCACAAGTGTTACCAAGTGTCTAGAGGCATACTGTGTTCCCTGGATACGAGAGGATTCGCTGACAAGTCGATCCAGAATCACCCCGGCGAAACAGTTTATGTTTCCTTCGACGTCAACACCCTGGGCGACATCACCGACGAAATGACTGACTTCAAATACAACATTTATGGCTTTAGCCACTATCCCACGTACCTGA GTCTGTCGACGACTGAGGCAAGAATTCCTCAAATCAATGGGATGACATTCAGATATCCTCCATCCCCGATACTCAGTCAGCCGGAAAACACGCCGGATGATATTCTCTGCTCACTCGAGGCGAAGTCTGAGTTTTGCGAAAACACACCCCGGTTCTGCGAGTGTCTACAAATCTTCGAAGTGCCTATTAACGAGACAGTCGAATTAGTCATCATAGACGAAG GATTTGGTGGAAACGCTTCCCAGACCTTTCACGTCCACGGTTACCAGCTGAGTGTCGTTGGCGCTGATAGCTTCGAAAAGCCCGTGACGAAGGCAGAGGTCAAAGCTCTTGATCTCAGTCAAGGATTGCCCCGGAACTTGTCGAATCCTCCGAAGAAAGATACTTTTACAGTTCCTAACAAGGGTTACGCCATTGTTCGTTTCCGTACTGATAATATTG gataCTGGCTCTGGGAGGCAAGAAGCACTGGAATATCACCCACGACGTCCAGTCCTGGTATGCAATTTTTGATGCAGGTCGGTTCCCGCGAAAACATGCCGACAGTACCAATAGATTTTCCGTCATGtgggaataataaaaaaccgGATATGATATTTGAgatgaattaa
- the LOC124219549 gene encoding zinc finger protein 182-like, with product MTNVYSNSMLNRGENFDYNLWLQNFIKVEDVFSSNGTSSNNDDKQLSIVSTMMVDSGAKNDAVRLETLIDDPLADRTIRATEAVSCDPILTSQDKSNLPYCQESMTVNEVVDSAISSEYHHGKHCIFCNTSCKACNFGQESVTLTEEKLAKTEDSIDKCSATIGDDDMYKCEICEKKFTRKSALERHVGSHAVKQGYRCDMCQKSFTRKDTLNIHIANHHGKPRHICDICQKSFSRKQRLLAHAIIHSRKQAHDCKFFSQKSFIPENFMTSHTSMHPKRKIHECNICKKNFSRKDRLVSHIAFHTGKKPHECNICQKSYSRKDALNLHIASHTEKPMYGCDICHKYFMLKSRLTTHIAVHTGRKLHKCNICHKSFLRKDRLKSHIASHMGKKLHECNVCQKSFSRKDSLYVHMATHPQSRLHDCNLCRNSCDIKVS from the exons ATGACTAATGTTTACTCAAATTCGATGCTTAACCGTGGTGAAAACTTTGATTACAATTTATGGTTACAAAACTTCATCAAAGTCGAGGATGTTTTTAGTTCTAATGGCACGTCATCGAATAACGATGACAAACAATTATCGATTGTTTCCACGATGATG GTTGATTCAGGGGCAAAAAATGATGCCGTTAGACTGGAGACTTTGATCGACGATCCGCTTGCTGATCGTACCATCAGAGCGACAGAAGCTGTCTCATGCGATCCAATATTAACGTCACAGGACAAATCAAATCTTCCGTACTGTCAAGAGTCGATGACAGTTAACGAAGTAGTAGACTCTGCGATAAGCTCCGAGTATCATCATGGCAAACAttgtattttttgcaataCTTCGTGCAAAGCGTGTAACTTTGGGCAAGAGTCGGTCACTCTCACAGAAGAGAAGTTGGCTAAAACAGAAGACAGTATAGATAAATGTTCTGCCACCATTGGGGATGATGATATGTATAAATGTGAAAtttgtgaaaagaaatttactcGGAAAAGTGCACTGGAACGCCACGTCGGCAGTCATGCTGTGAAACAAGGATACAGGTGCGACATGTGTCAGAAGTCGTTTACCAGGAAAGATACGTTGAATATACACATAGCAAACCATCATGGGAAGCCTCGCCACATATGCGACATCTGTCAGAAGTCATTCTCTCGAAAGCAGCGTTTACTAGCCCATGCAATCATTCACAGCAGGAAACAGGCACACGACTGCAAGTTTTTCTCGCAGAAATCATTCATACCTGAGAACTTTATGACCTCGCACACGAGCATGCATCCGAAGAGGAAAATTCACGAGTGTAatatttgcaagaaaaatttctccagAAAGGACAGACTTGTATCTCACATAGCTTTTCACACCGGTAAAAAGCCACACGAGTGTAATATTTGTCAGAAATCTTACTCTAGAAAGGATGCGCTAAACCTTCACATTGCAAGTCATACAGAGAAACCTATGTATGGCTGCGATATATGCCACAAATATTTTATGCTCAAATCTCGCCTCACTACTCATATCGCTGTTCACACTGGAAGGAAACTACACAAGTGCAATATTTGCCACAAATCGTTTTTGAGAAAAGATCGTTTGAAGTCTCACATCGCGAGTCATATGGGTAAAAAGTTACACGAATGCAATGTTTGTCAGAAGTCATTTTCGCGCAAAGACAGCTTGTACGTCCACATGGCTACTCATCCGCAAAGTAGATTACACGACTGTAATCTCTGTAGAAATTCATGCGACATTAAAGTAtcgtga
- the LOC124219566 gene encoding larval cuticle protein A2B-like, whose protein sequence is MASKMIVFAALVAAATAGIIAPAPVAYHATPAYGYAAPIAKAVDADYDPNPQYSYSYDVHDEHTGDVKSQQESRHGDAVEGSYSLIEADGTRRVVHYTADPHNGFNAVVEKEPAGHGHVVAKYAPAPVKYAAPAYGYQH, encoded by the coding sequence ATGATCGTCTTCGCTGCTCTCGTGGCCGCTGCCACCGCCGGAATCATCGCTCCCGCCCCCGTGGCCTACCATGCCACCCCCGCCTACGGCTACGCCGCCCCCATCGCCAAGGCCGTCGATGCCGACTACGACCCCAACCCCCAGTACAGCTACTCCTACGACGTGCACGATGAGCACACCGGAGACGTCAAGAGCCAGCAAGAGAGCCGTCACGGTGACGCCGTCGAGGGAAGCTACTCCCTGATCGAGGCTGACGGAACTCGTCGCGTCGTCCACTACACGGCCGACCCCCACAACGGATTCAACGCCGTCGTCGAGAAGGAGCCTGCAGGTCACGGACACGTCGTCGCTAAATACGCACCAGCCCCCGTGAAGTACGCCGCCCCCGCTTATGGCTACCAACACTAG
- the LOC124219553 gene encoding uncharacterized protein — translation MHGFDVGRDYFGVDKDIHGMEWTRDKTLELLHAYQERRMLWDWGARGYRDRTKRRRAIQELADMLNCNTLEIEKKITNLKCQYSREVHKIQNSRDVATGPDDIYVSKWFAFKAMQFLRFGTRRYSKRKKKVDPIKIEEEEYIVSDIDPESIAFHACDDGTNGSATGSVINASLCEDAEESFLSSIKIGENDRLGLTMKDERSIDPNDEEMNAEGHNDEDWKIKEDYVKFGESIAAQLAQVPDSYSRSVAKLRINQILFEAEIGVYAQTRS, via the exons ATGCACGGTTTTGACGTCGGGAGAGACTATTTCGGCGTTGACAAGGACATCCACGGCATGGAATGGACCAGAGACAAGACCCTGGAGCTCCTTCACGCCTACCAGGAGAGGCGAATGCTCTGGGACTGGGGCGCCAGGGGATACAGAGACAGGACAAAGCGGCGCAGGGCGATCCAGGAACTCGCCGACATGCTCAACTGCAACACCCTTGAAATCGAGAAGAAGATTACTAATCTCAAGTGTCAGTACTCCCGAGAAGTTCACAAGATACAAAACAGCCGGGACGTCGCTACTGGACCGGATGATATCTATGTTTCAAAGTGGTTCGCTTTCAAAGCTATGCAGTTTCTCCGGTTTGGAACACGTCGGTACAGCAAAAGGAAGAAG aaagTCGACCCAATCAAGATTGAGGAGGAAGAGTACATAGTGAGCGACATCGATCCTGAAAGTATCGCATTTCACGCCTGTGACGACGGTACAAATGGTTCAGCGACAGGGTCTGTGATAAACGCATCGCTGTGCGAGGATGCTGAAGAGTCATTTTTGTCCAGTATCAAAATAGGGGAAAATGACAGGCTTGGATTGACAATGAAGGACGAAAGATCGATAGATCCGAATGATGAGGAAATGAACGCCGAAGGACACAACGATGAGGATTGGAAAATCAAGGAGGACTACGTAAAGTTTGGTGAGAGTATCGCTGCTCAGCTTGCTCAAGTGCCGGACTCCTATTCCAGATCCGTGGCAAAGCTCAGGATCAATCAGATCCTCTTTGAAGCTGAGATTGGTGTTTATGCGCAAACTAGGTCTTGA
- the LOC124219548 gene encoding uncharacterized protein isoform X3 — protein MSLHWHGLSQKGSAHMDGVPMVTQCPVLPFSSFRYEMKPDIAGSYLYYAQSAPQQGDGIYGALIVREPGSDPNAEKTLLISTRLEAPLTQLWPEVSAPTDLLVNGQSDGYRISVDRNRRYLMRLINANAIACPVVLSIADHKLLAVAVDGGKVDSRTPASHVVLFPGERFDLTLETNQASGRYLVKVQGMGECKDLFHAASLDYEGSSKSSTIIGSAIRLSEDDIVSLEKGHKCYQVSRGILCSLDTRGFADKSIQNHPGETVYVSFDVNTLGDITDEMTDFKYNIYGFSHYPTYLSLSTTEARIPQINGMTFRYPPSPILSQPENTPDDILCSLEAKSEFCENTPRFCECLQIFEVPINETVELVIIDEGFGGNASQTFHVHGYQLSVVGADSFEKPVTKAEVKALDLSQGLPRNLSNPPKKDTFTVPNKGYAIVRFRTDNIGYWLWEARSTGISPTTSSPGMQFLMQVGSRENMPTVPIDFPSCGNNKKPDMIFEMN, from the exons ATGTCTTTGCACTGGCATGGACTTTCCCAGAAGGGTTCAGCTCACATGGACGGTGTTCCGATGGTGACGCAGTGTCCAGTATTGCCTTTTTCGAGTTTCCGATACGAGATGAAGCCGGATATAGCAGGGAGTTACCTTTACTATGCTCAATCAG CACCGCAGCAGGGTGATGGAATTTACGGGGCGCTTATAGTTCGTGAACCAGGGAGTGACCCAAACGCCGAAAAGACATTGTTAATATCGACGAGGCTCGAAGCACCTTTGACCCAGCTCTGGCCTGAAGTTTCAGCGCCGACGGATCTTTTGGTGAACGGTCAG AGCGATGGCTACCGGATATCTGTTGATCGGAATCGGCGCTATCTTATGCGTTTGATCAATGCAAATGCTATCGCGTGTCCGGTCGTATTGTCAATTGCGGATCATAAACTTCTAGCCGTTGCAGTGGACGGTGGAAAAGTTGATAGCCGGACCCCTGCTTCTCACGTCGTGCTCTTCCCGG GTGAAAGATTCGATTTGACATTGGAAACAAATCAGGCATCTGGCAGATATTTGGTCAAAGTTCAGGGCATGGGAGAGTGCAAAGATCTGTTCCACGCGGCATCTTTAGACTACGAAGGGTCTTCGAAATCTTCGACGATTATCGGATCTGCGATTCGTTTGTCCGAGGATGACATCGTGTCGCTGGAAAAAGGCCACAAGTGTTACCAAGTGTCTAGAGGCATACTGTGTTCCCTGGATACGAGAGGATTCGCTGACAAGTCGATCCAGAATCACCCCGGCGAAACAGTTTATGTTTCCTTCGACGTCAACACCCTGGGCGACATCACCGACGAAATGACTGACTTCAAATACAACATTTATGGCTTTAGCCACTATCCCACGTACCTGA GTCTGTCGACGACTGAGGCAAGAATTCCTCAAATCAATGGGATGACATTCAGATATCCTCCATCCCCGATACTCAGTCAGCCGGAAAACACGCCGGATGATATTCTCTGCTCACTCGAGGCGAAGTCTGAGTTTTGCGAAAACACACCCCGGTTCTGCGAGTGTCTACAAATCTTCGAAGTGCCTATTAACGAGACAGTCGAATTAGTCATCATAGACGAAG GATTTGGTGGAAACGCTTCCCAGACCTTTCACGTCCACGGTTACCAGCTGAGTGTCGTTGGCGCTGATAGCTTCGAAAAGCCCGTGACGAAGGCAGAGGTCAAAGCTCTTGATCTCAGTCAAGGATTGCCCCGGAACTTGTCGAATCCTCCGAAGAAAGATACTTTTACAGTTCCTAACAAGGGTTACGCCATTGTTCGTTTCCGTACTGATAATATTG gataCTGGCTCTGGGAGGCAAGAAGCACTGGAATATCACCCACGACGTCCAGTCCTGGTATGCAATTTTTGATGCAGGTCGGTTCCCGCGAAAACATGCCGACAGTACCAATAGATTTTCCGTCATGtgggaataataaaaaaccgGATATGATATTTGAgatgaattaa